In the Helicobacter typhlonius genome, one interval contains:
- a CDS encoding GtrA family protein: MRLDSLQQDVMKTKTAHQALLYLIIGGAVSIGEWVGFYILHYIYHLHYVLASLIMFVCASACGIVLYRKFVFGASTLHIGAEVVAIYAINLIGIGLNTLILWICVDFCGIEAMIAKILASGIVAFYGFFARKVLIYKQGYKEC, from the coding sequence ATGCGTCTAGATTCTTTACAACAAGATGTGATGAAAACTAAAACAGCACATCAAGCCTTATTATATCTCATTATCGGGGGCGCAGTAAGCATTGGTGAGTGGGTAGGATTTTATATCTTGCATTATATATATCATCTGCACTATGTCTTAGCCTCGCTTATAATGTTTGTGTGTGCGAGTGCGTGTGGTATCGTGCTGTATAGAAAATTTGTCTTTGGCGCATCTACTTTGCATATTGGCGCGGAAGTTGTGGCAATTTATGCGATAAATCTTATTGGTATTGGACTAAACACTTTGATTTTGTGGATATGCGTGGATTTTTGCGGTATTGAAGCAATGATAGCAAAGATTTTAGCTTCTGGCATTGTGGCATTTTATGGATTCTTTGCGCGTAAAGTATTGATTTATAAACAAGGATACAAGGAATGTTAA
- a CDS encoding UDP-N-acetylmuramate dehydrogenase: MQSKVIDFSAYSSLKIGVPLEVFVIESPQDLQEALSKNLRIIGKANNLLVSPNAQNLAVLGKNFAYLTEQDNLIEIGGAYSSGRIFSYFKSHNLNGLEFLNALPGSLGGLIKMNAGMKSYEIKNILHSVNINGQWQSIESISMNYRHSGISGIILAARFYKKVGFDMAIWEECVALRKSHPHEPSCGSCFKNPKGDFAGRLLEFVGLKGFCINDAALSEKHANFLINKGKATFDDALSLIALAKKRVFEANGIDLECEVQILH, from the coding sequence ATGCAAAGCAAAGTTATTGACTTCTCCGCGTATTCAAGCCTCAAAATCGGTGTCCCGCTTGAAGTTTTTGTGATAGAAAGCCCTCAAGACTTGCAAGAGGCTTTAAGCAAAAATCTCCGCATTATTGGCAAAGCAAACAATCTCCTTGTTTCCCCAAATGCTCAAAATCTTGCCGTGCTGGGTAAAAATTTTGCCTATCTTACCGAGCAAGATAATCTTATAGAAATTGGCGGAGCATATAGCTCTGGGCGGATTTTTAGTTATTTCAAATCACATAATCTTAATGGGCTAGAGTTTCTTAATGCCCTGCCCGGCAGCCTTGGCGGACTTATCAAAATGAATGCGGGAATGAAAAGCTATGAAATTAAAAATATTTTGCACTCAGTGAATATCAATGGGCAGTGGCAAAGTATAGAATCTATCTCGATGAATTACCGCCATAGTGGCATTAGCGGCATTATCCTTGCGGCAAGATTCTATAAAAAAGTGGGCTTTGATATGGCTATTTGGGAAGAGTGCGTAGCCTTGCGTAAATCCCACCCGCACGAGCCAAGCTGTGGTAGCTGCTTTAAAAATCCTAAAGGAGACTTTGCAGGAAGACTTTTAGAATTTGTGGGCTTAAAAGGCTTTTGCATTAACGATGCGGCATTGAGCGAGAAACACGCCAATTTTCTTATCAACAAAGGCAAGGCTACTTTTGATGACGCCCTCTCTCTTATTGCACTCGCTAAAAAACGGGTTTTTGAAGCAAATGGTATTGACTTAGAATGCGAAGTGCAGATTCTACACTAA
- the fliQ gene encoding flagellar biosynthesis protein FliQ, with product MEEQLMALAVQTYKLTLILSLPMLLAGLIVGLLVSIFQATTQINEMTLTFVPKILAVVVVIIFAMPWMMNMITEYARMLFTMISNINF from the coding sequence ATGGAAGAACAACTTATGGCACTCGCAGTTCAAACCTACAAGCTCACACTCATTCTCTCGCTCCCTATGCTTTTAGCTGGACTTATCGTGGGGCTACTCGTGAGTATTTTTCAAGCTACTACGCAAATCAATGAAATGACACTCACTTTTGTGCCTAAGATTCTAGCCGTGGTTGTCGTCATCATATTTGCTATGCCTTGGATGATGAATATGATTACAGAATACGCGCGTATGCTCTTTACGATGATTTCTAATATCAATTTTTAG
- a CDS encoding FKBP-type peptidyl-prolyl cis-trans isomerase, giving the protein MITQNKIVSIEYEVFNQADNALLDSNKGGAPLEFLVGSGQIISGLENALMGASIGDNIKATIAPEDAYGTYQSDFVQEVPREQFEGIELKAGMTLFGQGEDGQTVQVSVKDFNDNVVIIDYNHPLAGKTLQFDVKVIDVREATEMEILQGGVGGGCGCGSGGGGGGCCGGGGHSGGGCGCSH; this is encoded by the coding sequence ATGATTACTCAAAATAAAATCGTAAGTATTGAATACGAAGTGTTTAATCAAGCAGACAATGCCTTGCTTGATTCTAATAAGGGCGGTGCACCACTTGAATTTCTAGTAGGCTCTGGGCAAATCATAAGTGGGCTTGAAAATGCCCTTATGGGTGCAAGCATAGGCGATAATATCAAGGCTACTATCGCTCCCGAAGATGCTTATGGCACATATCAAAGCGACTTCGTGCAAGAAGTGCCAAGGGAACAATTTGAGGGCATTGAGCTAAAAGCTGGTATGACGCTTTTTGGTCAAGGTGAAGACGGACAAACCGTGCAAGTAAGCGTGAAAGACTTTAACGATAATGTTGTGATTATCGACTACAACCACCCTCTAGCAGGAAAAACTTTGCAATTTGATGTAAAAGTAATTGATGTGCGCGAAGCCACCGAAATGGAAATTTTGCAAGGTGGCGTAGGTGGCGGCTGTGGCTGTGGAAGTGGCGGAGGCGGTGGAGGCTGCTGCGGTGGCGGAGGACATAGCGGTGGAGGCTGTGGCTGTTCGCACTAA
- a CDS encoding tetratricopeptide repeat protein, with protein MLKHCVFLAPLFLVFSLNGEPSAFEKQSGVTKNDIKTLQNLVSKLQQKVDSIGQAQEGISSLYESQSSKLHQQVSQGVQNAKDIEEIKAQLDTNSKDIATIKAQMKEINATLTTLSQTILSELKELSNNPIQTTSTNQKNTATNKQADSKAPTFTKDKAKRADIFTQAQNLFNKKEYESAKVRFEWLIEINYKKAHSSFYLAEIAFANKSHNEAIKLYKESAIANDKASYMPTLLLHTAQSFNAIKDTKNYNRFLDTLISNYPSSKEAQSAKNLKSKNKDKK; from the coding sequence TTGCTGAAGCATTGTGTTTTTCTCGCACCTCTTTTTCTAGTCTTTAGCCTCAATGGTGAGCCATCTGCTTTTGAAAAGCAGAGTGGCGTTACCAAAAACGATATAAAAACCTTACAGAATCTCGTCAGCAAACTTCAGCAGAAAGTAGATAGTATAGGACAAGCCCAAGAGGGTATCTCCAGCCTTTATGAATCTCAAAGCAGCAAACTACACCAGCAAGTCTCACAGGGTGTGCAAAATGCAAAAGACATTGAGGAGATAAAAGCACAGCTGGATACAAACTCAAAGGACATTGCAACTATCAAGGCTCAAATGAAAGAGATTAATGCGACACTCACAACGCTTAGTCAAACAATTCTTAGCGAGCTAAAGGAGCTAAGCAATAATCCCATACAGACTACAAGCACAAATCAAAAGAATACAGCAACAAATAAACAAGCAGATTCAAAAGCCCCAACTTTCACAAAAGACAAGGCAAAAAGGGCGGATATTTTTACCCAAGCCCAAAATCTTTTTAACAAAAAAGAGTATGAATCTGCCAAAGTGCGCTTTGAATGGCTCATCGAGATAAACTACAAAAAGGCACATAGCTCTTTCTATCTTGCTGAAATTGCCTTTGCAAACAAAAGCCACAACGAGGCAATTAAGCTTTACAAAGAGAGTGCAATAGCAAATGACAAGGCTTCATATATGCCTACACTTCTGCTTCATACTGCGCAATCTTTCAACGCTATCAAAGATACAAAAAACTATAATAGGTTCTTGGATACTTTGATAAGCAACTATCCTTCGAGCAAAGAGGCTCAAAGTGCCAAAAATTTAAAATCTAAAAATAAGGACAAAAAATGA
- a CDS encoding OmpA family protein, protein MKKYLAIGALVALISVGCSEPEAADGGSGTSASGSDNFVKLTDAAEGYAQVLFDFDKYDIRQDMEEKVNNSATALKNTGANVVLEGHTDSYGSDAYNYALGTKRANAVKNALTARGVNASQIKTVSYGESKPTCSVDTPDCNQANRRVEFKLSK, encoded by the coding sequence ATGAAAAAGTATTTAGCTATAGGTGCTTTGGTAGCACTTATTTCAGTTGGTTGTTCAGAGCCAGAGGCTGCTGATGGAGGAAGTGGAACTTCTGCTAGCGGTAGCGATAATTTTGTGAAACTCACAGATGCTGCTGAAGGATATGCGCAAGTATTGTTTGACTTTGATAAATATGATATTCGTCAAGATATGGAAGAAAAAGTAAATAACAGTGCTACCGCCCTTAAAAATACAGGAGCAAATGTCGTGCTTGAAGGACACACAGACTCTTATGGGTCAGATGCGTATAACTATGCACTTGGCACAAAGAGAGCAAATGCAGTAAAAAATGCACTTACTGCTCGTGGTGTAAATGCCTCTCAAATTAAAACCGTGAGTTATGGCGAAAGCAAACCCACTTGTTCAGTCGATACTCCTGATTGTAATCAGGCGAATAGACGCGTTGAGTTTAAGCTATCAAAATAA
- the tolB gene encoding Tol-Pal system protein TolB — MRIFTLILLLTLNLFAIDATIEIVKNTNKIPYIVVERLDSDNTEFGNKILKMLIADLKVSGHFQANDGGIKKPSSIAYKEYADKKIDLLAQIKVSKSSNNLVGTISLYDINTSKHIYTKDYTENDLKRFPFIAHNMAIDVNGYIRAPSIQWMKRLVVLSQYTNSGNSEILIADYTLTYQKVVVKGGLNIFPKWADSKQESIYYTKYLEVPTIVRHNLATGQIEQLVGSEGAAMVSDVSKNGENLILSLSPNTLSDLYIYNVRSKNLRRLTNYSGIDVDGKFVNDDKEIIFVSDRLGYPNIFMMRIDGGGTEQVVLHGRNNSAVTSNGKYAVYTSRETNNEFGSNTFNLYLISLAPGSNYIRRLTANGKNQMPKYSSDGGSIMYVKHYKAQSALGIIRVDYNTNYFFPLTKMKIQAFDW; from the coding sequence ATGAGAATTTTTACTTTGATTTTGCTACTTACCCTAAATCTTTTCGCTATTGATGCGACAATAGAGATTGTAAAAAATACAAACAAGATTCCATATATTGTTGTCGAACGACTAGATTCTGACAATACAGAATTTGGCAATAAGATTCTAAAAATGCTCATAGCTGACTTGAAAGTAAGCGGACATTTTCAAGCAAATGACGGGGGTATAAAGAAGCCTTCTTCTATCGCATACAAAGAATATGCAGATAAAAAAATTGACCTATTAGCGCAGATTAAAGTAAGCAAGTCTTCAAATAATCTCGTTGGCACAATTTCACTCTATGATATAAATACCTCAAAGCATATTTACACTAAAGACTATACAGAAAACGACCTTAAACGATTCCCGTTTATTGCACACAATATGGCTATTGATGTCAATGGCTACATACGCGCACCCAGCATTCAATGGATGAAACGCCTCGTAGTGCTCTCTCAATACACCAATTCCGGCAATAGTGAGATTCTCATCGCAGATTACACCTTGACTTATCAAAAAGTAGTTGTCAAAGGTGGGCTCAATATTTTCCCTAAGTGGGCAGATTCAAAACAAGAGAGCATTTATTATACAAAATACCTTGAAGTGCCCACTATTGTAAGGCATAATCTCGCCACAGGACAAATTGAACAGCTCGTAGGAAGCGAAGGCGCGGCTATGGTCTCTGATGTGAGTAAAAATGGAGAGAATCTTATTCTTAGCCTATCGCCCAATACCCTTTCGGATTTGTATATCTACAATGTGAGAAGCAAGAATCTACGCCGCTTAACGAATTATTCGGGTATTGATGTAGATGGTAAGTTTGTAAATGATGATAAAGAAATCATCTTTGTATCCGACAGACTTGGCTACCCAAATATTTTTATGATGAGAATTGATGGGGGTGGCACAGAACAGGTTGTTTTACACGGACGCAACAATAGCGCAGTAACTTCAAATGGCAAGTATGCGGTTTATACAAGCAGAGAGACAAATAATGAGTTTGGAAGCAACACTTTCAATCTCTATCTTATTTCACTTGCGCCTGGCTCAAACTATATCCGCCGCCTCACCGCAAATGGCAAGAATCAAATGCCCAAATACTCAAGTGATGGTGGAAGCATTATGTATGTTAAGCATTACAAGGCGCAAAGTGCGTTAGGCATCATTCGTGTAGATTATAATACAAATTATTTTTTCCCACTCACAAAGATGAAAATTCAGGCATTTGATTGGTAA
- a CDS encoding TonB C-terminal domain-containing protein, whose translation MNNALLFITSGIISFCIYSLLIIALVFTLFRSNPTHYAALNESALSLHAISIEAIIDDKPTPSKSSQPALNSPLAGSGIKDMFSKIDSDIPAQNAEIGDNREKVEQNSKEQKLKDLQASAESLQKQLNTLSNLTISANTNQSDGEYDEWYAQIEKMMFQQWQQTFYVEEKLQALVHIVITSNGNFSYKVVKYAGNVAFDDSLKAMLEECIKIHFPPHPKGKREIAITFKN comes from the coding sequence ATGAATAATGCTCTTTTATTTATCACGAGTGGTATTATCTCATTTTGCATATATTCCCTACTTATTATTGCGCTTGTTTTTACACTTTTTCGTTCAAATCCCACGCATTACGCCGCACTTAATGAATCTGCCCTATCGCTACATGCTATAAGCATAGAGGCTATTATAGATGATAAACCCACCCCTAGCAAAAGTAGCCAACCAGCCCTCAATAGCCCTCTTGCTGGTTCTGGTATTAAGGATATGTTTAGCAAGATTGATAGTGATATACCAGCACAAAATGCAGAAATAGGCGACAATAGAGAAAAAGTCGAGCAAAATAGCAAGGAGCAAAAGCTTAAAGATTTACAAGCGAGTGCAGAATCTTTGCAAAAACAGCTGAATACCTTAAGCAATCTCACCATAAGCGCAAACACCAATCAAAGTGATGGAGAATATGATGAGTGGTATGCACAAATTGAAAAAATGATGTTTCAACAATGGCAGCAAACATTTTATGTAGAGGAAAAATTACAGGCTTTGGTGCATATTGTCATCACAAGCAATGGTAATTTTAGCTATAAAGTTGTAAAATACGCGGGCAATGTGGCATTTGATGATTCGCTTAAGGCGATGCTTGAGGAATGTATCAAGATTCACTTCCCACCCCACCCTAAGGGCAAAAGGGAAATTGCCATAACATTTAAAAATTGA
- a CDS encoding ExbD/TolR family protein, translating into MQNDEFDWEEKPELNITPLVDIMLVLLAILMVSTPTITYQEDITLPKGSKSKKMAQDSMIEIRVSADRKIYIRDNVYEFKNFADSFVLFSKSFDKNISVFIRADKNLKYEDVIYILKTAKEAGFLKVSLITSS; encoded by the coding sequence ATGCAAAATGATGAATTTGACTGGGAAGAAAAACCCGAGCTCAACATAACACCGCTTGTTGATATTATGCTCGTGCTTTTGGCGATACTTATGGTGAGTACCCCTACTATTACTTACCAAGAGGATATTACTCTCCCAAAAGGCTCAAAATCAAAGAAAATGGCGCAAGATTCTATGATTGAAATTCGTGTGAGCGCGGATAGAAAGATTTATATCCGCGACAATGTGTATGAGTTTAAAAACTTCGCAGATAGCTTTGTGCTTTTTAGCAAAAGCTTCGATAAAAACATCAGCGTTTTTATAAGGGCTGATAAGAATCTTAAATATGAAGATGTGATTTATATCCTCAAAACCGCTAAAGAAGCTGGTTTTCTCAAAGTATCCCTCATCACTAGTAGCTAG
- a CDS encoding MotA/TolQ/ExbB proton channel family protein yields MDIFKTFFAESTITTIIVLLWLSLYFLATLWIYIYKSFTLSDWLATEKHYLDMLVAKSILIPKNTFINALLEKSEGRVSREILQVWKLKATQKATSSLVFLNIIASTAPFIGLFGTVVEILETFSVLGDGNVSFDVIAPVISKALVATAAGILVAIPAYTFALLLKRKAYHIITYIQMQIDLTLSNK; encoded by the coding sequence ATGGATATCTTCAAAACTTTCTTTGCAGAAAGCACAATAACAACTATTATTGTGCTTTTGTGGCTCTCACTCTATTTTCTCGCTACTCTTTGGATATATATTTACAAAAGCTTCACGCTTAGTGATTGGTTGGCAACGGAGAAGCATTATCTTGATATGCTTGTGGCTAAGAGTATCCTCATACCAAAAAACACTTTCATAAATGCCCTGCTCGAAAAAAGCGAAGGGCGCGTTTCGCGAGAGATTTTGCAAGTATGGAAGCTCAAAGCCACTCAAAAAGCCACTTCTTCACTCGTTTTTTTAAATATCATTGCCTCTACTGCACCTTTTATTGGACTATTTGGCACGGTAGTTGAGATTCTAGAAACCTTTAGTGTGCTAGGAGATGGTAATGTCTCTTTTGATGTGATAGCCCCTGTCATATCAAAAGCCCTCGTGGCAACCGCTGCTGGTATTTTAGTAGCCATCCCTGCATACACATTTGCCCTGCTACTCAAGCGTAAAGCCTACCACATCATCACATACATTCAAATGCAAATTGACCTTACACTTTCAAACAAGTAG
- the atpC gene encoding ATP synthase F1 subunit epsilon: MEKITLSIATPYGSIFDGEVKYVIVPGSEGEFGVFPGHCDLLSLLKIGIIEFETLDGDKGFIAINWGHAQISQTGTKTDVKIIADGAVAIMGNTESGVATAIQEARALLEGASNDTSLIGTVVSRVETIAKNRI; the protein is encoded by the coding sequence ATGGAAAAAATCACACTAAGTATCGCAACTCCATACGGAAGCATCTTTGATGGTGAAGTGAAGTATGTCATTGTGCCCGGAAGCGAGGGGGAGTTTGGTGTTTTTCCCGGACACTGCGACTTGCTCTCTCTGCTTAAGATTGGCATTATTGAATTTGAGACTTTAGATGGCGATAAGGGATTCATAGCGATTAATTGGGGACACGCGCAAATCTCCCAAACCGGCACAAAAACAGATGTAAAGATTATTGCCGATGGTGCGGTAGCCATTATGGGCAATACAGAGTCAGGAGTCGCAACTGCTATTCAAGAAGCTAGAGCATTACTAGAAGGAGCCTCCAACGATACTTCTCTTATCGGCACGGTGGTTTCTCGCGTTGAGACTATTGCAAAAAACAGAATCTAG
- the atpD gene encoding F0F1 ATP synthase subunit beta: protein MQGKITQVMGPVVDVEFSSYLPMINEAIDVTFQIEGQEHRLVLEVAAHLGDNRVRTIAMDMTEGLTRGQEVKARGKMIEVPVGEAVLGRIFNVTGDIIDGGEPLSSDQLKWGIHREAPTFEQQSTRTEMFETGIKVVDLLAPYSKGGKVGLFGGAGVGKTVVIMELIHNVAYKHSGYSVFAGVGERTREGNDLYNEMKEGGVLDKVALCYGQMNEPPGARNRIAFTGLTMAEYFRDEKGLDVLMFIDNIFRYAQSGSEMSALLGRIPSAVGYQPTLAGEMGKLQERITSTKKGSITSVQAVYVPADDLTDPAPASVFSHLDATTVLNRKISEKGIYPAVDPLDSTSRILSPQVVGEEHYAVATGIQQVLQKYKDLQDIIAILGMDELSEEDKQIVDRARKIEKFLSQPFFVAEIFTGSPGKYVTLEETLEGFKGILEGKYDNIPENAFYMVGNIQEVLEKAQKIKSA, encoded by the coding sequence ATGCAAGGTAAAATTACACAAGTGATGGGTCCGGTGGTAGATGTTGAGTTTAGCTCTTATCTACCAATGATTAACGAAGCAATTGATGTTACTTTTCAAATTGAAGGGCAAGAGCATAGGCTTGTCTTAGAAGTTGCTGCACATCTTGGCGATAATCGTGTGCGAACAATTGCGATGGATATGACAGAGGGACTTACCCGTGGGCAGGAAGTCAAGGCTCGTGGTAAAATGATTGAAGTGCCAGTGGGTGAAGCTGTGCTTGGCAGAATCTTTAATGTAACAGGTGATATTATCGATGGTGGTGAGCCTCTTAGTAGCGACCAACTCAAATGGGGTATTCATAGAGAAGCTCCAACCTTTGAGCAACAAAGCACAAGAACAGAAATGTTTGAAACAGGTATTAAGGTTGTTGATTTATTGGCTCCTTATTCAAAGGGTGGAAAAGTGGGACTCTTTGGTGGTGCTGGTGTGGGCAAAACCGTTGTGATTATGGAGCTTATCCACAATGTTGCTTATAAGCATAGCGGATATTCAGTATTTGCCGGTGTGGGTGAGCGCACAAGAGAGGGAAATGACCTCTATAATGAAATGAAAGAAGGTGGCGTTTTAGATAAAGTTGCTCTATGCTACGGACAAATGAATGAGCCACCGGGCGCAAGAAACCGCATCGCCTTTACAGGTTTGACAATGGCAGAGTATTTCCGCGATGAAAAAGGGCTTGATGTGCTTATGTTTATCGACAATATTTTCCGCTATGCACAATCTGGTTCTGAGATGTCAGCACTCCTTGGACGCATTCCTTCAGCTGTGGGGTATCAACCTACACTCGCTGGTGAAATGGGCAAGCTTCAAGAACGTATTACATCAACCAAGAAGGGTTCTATTACCTCTGTTCAGGCGGTATATGTCCCTGCGGACGACTTGACTGACCCTGCTCCTGCATCTGTGTTCTCACACCTTGATGCAACAACAGTGCTCAACAGAAAGATATCAGAAAAGGGCATTTATCCAGCGGTGGATCCACTCGATTCTACTTCTAGAATCCTTAGTCCGCAAGTTGTTGGTGAAGAGCATTATGCAGTTGCGACAGGGATTCAACAAGTGCTCCAAAAATATAAAGACTTGCAAGACATCATCGCTATTTTGGGTATGGACGAGCTTTCCGAAGAAGATAAGCAAATTGTTGATAGAGCAAGAAAGATTGAGAAATTCCTTTCACAACCATTCTTTGTAGCAGAGATTTTCACAGGGAGTCCGGGCAAGTATGTAACGCTTGAAGAAACACTTGAAGGATTCAAAGGCATTTTGGAAGGTAAATATGACAATATACCCGAAAATGCTTTCTATATGGTCGGCAATATCCAAGAGGTACTAGAAAAAGCACAAAAAATCAAAAGTGCATAG
- the atpG gene encoding ATP synthase F1 subunit gamma: MGGNLKEIRKKITSVKNTQKTTRAMKLVSSSKLKKAEELARRSRVYAKQLSAMFNDVVARVRLRGLDSINSAYFAKSKDREIKKLDIVFITADKGLCGGFNTATIKEVVRLMESYKSQGIKVRLRGIGKKGISFFAFNDIEVLDKAVGLSSMPTFEKAENFINNVVNDFLNGATDEVIIVHNGFKNMISQELEVQAVLPLTININEAEQVSTLNVEPEDGEDEVLDTLARKYIQYNMYYALVDSLAAEHSARIQAMDAATNNAGDLVRSLTIALNKARQEAITTELVEINAGVEAIK; this comes from the coding sequence ATGGGGGGCAACCTTAAAGAAATAAGAAAGAAAATAACGAGTGTCAAAAACACGCAAAAGACTACTCGAGCGATGAAACTCGTTTCTAGCTCTAAGCTCAAAAAAGCTGAGGAATTAGCAAGGCGCTCTAGAGTCTATGCGAAACAACTCAGCGCGATGTTTAATGATGTCGTGGCAAGAGTGCGCTTGCGTGGATTAGACAGTATCAATAGTGCCTATTTTGCAAAGTCAAAAGACCGCGAAATCAAAAAGCTTGATATTGTTTTTATCACAGCCGATAAAGGCTTGTGCGGTGGATTCAATACTGCTACGATCAAAGAAGTAGTACGGCTTATGGAATCTTATAAATCACAGGGTATAAAGGTGCGCTTAAGGGGCATTGGCAAAAAGGGTATTTCGTTTTTTGCTTTCAATGACATAGAGGTGCTTGACAAAGCGGTGGGTTTAAGCTCTATGCCTACTTTTGAGAAAGCTGAAAACTTTATCAACAATGTTGTTAATGATTTCTTAAATGGTGCAACAGATGAAGTGATTATTGTGCATAATGGCTTCAAGAATATGATTTCTCAAGAACTTGAAGTTCAGGCGGTGTTGCCACTTACTATTAATATCAACGAAGCAGAGCAAGTCTCTACGCTTAATGTTGAGCCCGAAGATGGAGAGGATGAGGTGCTTGATACGCTTGCGAGAAAATATATTCAATACAATATGTATTACGCACTAGTAGATTCTCTAGCAGCTGAGCATAGTGCTAGAATCCAAGCAATGGATGCAGCTACAAACAATGCGGGTGATTTAGTGAGAAGCCTCACAATCGCTCTAAATAAAGCGCGACAAGAAGCAATCACAACAGAGCTTGTTGAGATTAATGCCGGTGTCGAGGCGATTAAATAA
- the atpA gene encoding F0F1 ATP synthase subunit alpha, giving the protein MTTKIKSEEISSIIKERIDSFNINIDISETGKVIAYADGVAKVYGLNNVMYYEMVEFDTGDTGIAFNLEESSVGVVVLGSGRTIKEGTSVKRLKKLMKVPVGDAVVGRVINTLGEPLDGKGAIEASEFRFIEEKAPGIMARKSVHQPLQTGLKAIDALVPIGRGQRELIIGDRQTGKTTVAVDTIINQKGQDVICIYVAVGQKESTVAHVVRSLEEYGAMDYTVVVNAPASFSAAMQFLAPYTGVTIGEYFRDNARHALIIYDDLSKHAVAYREMSLILRRPPGREAFPGDVFYLHSRLLERAAKLSDELGAGSLTALPIIETQAGDVAAYIPTNVISITDGQIFLETDLFNSGIRPAINVGLSVSRVGGAAQIKATKQVAGTLRLDLAQYRELQAFSQFASDLDETSRKQLERGQRMVEILKQPPYSPLAIEKQVIIIYAGANGLLDDIPANKVVAFEADLYPFLEAKYPKILENISAKKALDKDIEAELNKALEEFKINFGA; this is encoded by the coding sequence GTGACAACAAAAATCAAGTCAGAAGAGATTAGTTCAATCATCAAAGAGCGTATTGATAGCTTCAATATCAATATTGATATTAGCGAAACTGGCAAGGTTATCGCTTATGCTGATGGTGTGGCAAAAGTGTATGGTCTCAACAATGTAATGTATTACGAAATGGTAGAATTTGACACAGGTGATACAGGTATTGCATTCAACCTCGAAGAAAGTAGTGTTGGTGTCGTGGTGCTTGGTTCTGGTCGCACGATTAAAGAAGGAACTTCTGTAAAACGTCTTAAAAAACTTATGAAAGTGCCTGTGGGTGATGCAGTTGTAGGGCGCGTTATCAATACACTCGGTGAGCCACTTGATGGCAAGGGTGCGATTGAAGCAAGTGAATTCCGCTTTATTGAGGAAAAAGCACCGGGCATTATGGCACGTAAGTCAGTGCATCAGCCATTACAAACAGGACTTAAAGCAATTGACGCGCTTGTGCCAATCGGTAGAGGACAAAGAGAGCTTATCATCGGCGATAGACAAACTGGTAAAACAACAGTTGCAGTTGATACAATCATTAACCAGAAAGGACAAGATGTTATATGTATCTATGTTGCTGTGGGACAAAAAGAATCTACGGTTGCACACGTGGTGCGTAGTCTCGAAGAATACGGGGCAATGGATTACACAGTCGTGGTAAATGCCCCTGCTTCATTCTCTGCGGCAATGCAATTTTTAGCACCTTACACAGGCGTTACAATTGGCGAATATTTTAGAGATAACGCAAGACACGCGCTTATCATCTATGATGACTTGAGCAAACACGCTGTGGCATATCGCGAAATGTCGCTTATCTTAAGACGCCCACCTGGACGTGAAGCTTTTCCCGGAGATGTATTCTATCTACACTCAAGACTTCTTGAAAGAGCTGCAAAGTTAAGCGATGAGTTAGGTGCTGGTTCTCTTACCGCGTTGCCTATCATTGAAACACAAGCAGGCGATGTGGCTGCATACATTCCTACAAATGTAATCTCTATTACTGATGGACAAATATTCCTCGAAACTGACTTGTTTAACTCAGGTATCCGCCCTGCGATTAATGTTGGTCTTTCTGTTTCTCGTGTGGGTGGTGCGGCGCAGATTAAAGCTACAAAACAAGTAGCAGGAACATTGCGACTTGACCTAGCTCAATACAGAGAGCTTCAAGCATTCTCGCAATTTGCCTCTGACCTTGATGAGACAAGTCGCAAACAGCTTGAAAGAGGACAAAGAATGGTTGAGATTCTAAAGCAGCCCCCATACTCGCCTCTTGCTATTGAAAAGCAAGTAATTATTATTTATGCTGGCGCAAATGGTTTACTTGATGATATCCCTGCTAATAAGGTGGTAGCATTTGAAGCGGATCTTTATCCATTCCTTGAAGCGAAATATCCCAAAATTCTTGAAAATATCAGCGCAAAGAAAGCACTTGATAAAGATATTGAGGCAGAGCTAAACAAAGCACTTGAAGAATTCAAAATAAACTTTGGAGCATAA